A region of the Leptidea sinapis chromosome 14, ilLepSina1.1, whole genome shotgun sequence genome:
gatattgaaaatttttttcctgtcattatctatttaaattaattttccttACTGTCTATTATTTAatcttaacattttatttttacagtttatggAAGTTGTCTTAAGAGTTGGTGATAAGGCTGGTGATAGTTCTGTTTCATTAGATGGAATTCGTAATGAGCTTCAtgacaaatttaataaacaagGGTATTCAGATTATATAGTAGTGTATTTGAGGCTAATAACTTCTGGTCAGCTTCAAACTCAGCATGACTTTTATCAGAATTTTATTGAAGGCATGAGAACAGTTACTGACTTCTGTAGACAGGTAAAGAGaaacagttaaaaaaatatctgacaTAAATTTAATAGTGGCTTTTCTGTGtctatgtattaattaaatataagtctagtaaagtaataaatgtatCTTGCAATTATTATGTAACACATTCATTGCTGTACCTTTAAAGTTATAAGTAATATATGGTGTGGAACACTAGACTAAGAATGTGTATTCACATTCTTAACAGAATTTCCAGTCAATTAGGAGCTGGGGCTTCAACATTGTAATGAACGTGAAATGAACTCGTAGTGATTCAGGGattgtatataattattcacTTAACTGTAGCCTTAGTTAAGACTATCTATATCCTTATATATCCTTCTTTGCTTTCTTTCCttcattaaaattcaaatgTCCAAATCATAACACATTTACAGTAGCATTATTCATcagtaatttgttttgttttcacttacataatattataatcttatgACATATTTGTTTAGAtaccttatattatattgatatttcaGGAGGTAGAACCAATGTACAAAGAGTCTGACCATATTCATATCATAGCACTTAGTAATGCTTTGAATGTTTGTGTGAGAGTTAAATATATGGACCGAGGGGAAGGAAGTCAGGTGAGTAATAACACTAAAGTTTTGGATAAGTTagatgtacaatattttattttagatgcTGTACAGGTTTTTAgtcatataatttaaaatattccttGTAGATGTTTGAAAAATTAAAGTACAGCAATAGGGgcaatataaaattactttgGAAGTTTGATGTGTGATTGTCATGTGTAATACCTACTTATTACTTAATCCTTAAAGAGTATTTGCCAGCAATAATTATTAcagtaaagttttattttattaaaataaaacaatacttatAACTTTGTTATGTGcactacttaatataattacatgAATTTAAAAGTGTCACTATGAGGATGTGTAGTGTGCactattgattatttaataattgtttcttataataacttaattaatatacttataataatgctaaaaattattataatcctTTATGTCAATGCGGCATCTGAAATCAGTGTATTCACTTTACATGTCCACAAGTGATGCTGGTGTCTAGCCATTCCCTGTAGTCCATACATCCGGTGCTGAAATAGCCGGGTAAACTCTGTTCTTTCAAGATTACTACAGAACCAGCTCCAAAAGCAGTAAAACCTGTTCCTAAAAAAAGGAGAAACTTGTGTAACATCACATTATAACTTTGATTTTGCATTATTTTTGTGAGGTGACACCATTGTCTGTGTATGTCATTCGCTCTTAGCACTTCTTGCTGACACTGGTCATCATTAAACTGGGTAGTGAAAAAACTTGTTCTCCTCACTTGCACTGGCAATACCAATGGTCCATGTTATATGATTTCACTAATTAACTTTTCTTATGTGGTAATATGATATATCAAGAGCAGTTCAGtggctatttaaataaattttctttgcaAATAGCAAGGCCTGCAACAAAGCACTTACTTCCATAAGTGTGGAAAGGTAGAACATCCAGTCTGATTGACCTAATAAAAAGGTGACAATGATATCAGATAAAAATCATCCTGTTGAAACAAAAATACTCTCTATGGTTGCACTGGGTGCTATTTCGTCCTGGACGGTCACACCAGTGCATACAATTCATAAGTCTGCTTTTTTAGTTATGATGAAAAAAGAAAGATGCAAAAAAACATATTCAGAACACTTATATATATGGATAGCAAGGGTGCATCAATCAgtttcaaaaatcaaaattaagatGTGACTGTCTAAATTTATGTCTCCTAAATATGGTATTTTAGAAGAAATAATCAGTGactcttaattttatttcttattcacTTAAATGCCATTTAGgtctagttttttttaattattatcaagtTGGTAACATGTTTTGCAGACTTAGGAAAAGGGCAGTAGTACTTCATTACtggatataaaattaatttttaattaaagtgtGAAGTTGCACTAAGCAAGAGTGCAGTGATATTACTTAATATCTTgcctaaattattttaatttgataggAATACTACAGAAGAGAGATTTTTCGTATTTTggttatatttcaaattcaaaatttgccTTTCATTTGAAACTTGAAAACTTATTCAGTTGTTTttcaattaatcatttttttctcaaatcTGCATTTTGAGacttgaattaatatttaataaattttattgtttcaggTGATAGCTCATGACTTCCCTGAAGGTTCAAAGCCCCTTGTTCATCTGTTGTATAGACCTGGTCATTATGATATTCTGTATGCCTgattaaaaattttcattttcaataaactatGCAACTTTTCTagtgttttatttgttttgaagtattaaataaaaatgtgacagtaattaagtttgtaaacaaataataagaCATGTGTTAAATTAagattatgtattaaaaattgagtatgtgttacaaataaaataagtattaaaaattacaattaaattagaattccaTTGAGTTTAAAACCACTAAAAAATTATCTGCAGAAATAGACACCATCAGGTTCACGTTTTGGTTTCATTCCAGCAAAAAATGCTTTGATATCCTCTTCTTTAACaacttcttttctttctttgaaACTTTTTAAGAAGTTTAGTAATTTATCcctcattttattatattctgtcAATGCATTTATTTGTTGCACTCTATCTAATGAAGACAAAGCTTCTAATCCTTTCTCATACTGAGTTGATGGTCTTCCATTAGATTTTTCTTTACCAAGATTCTCATAAGCTGTAACTGTATCTTCAAggtctattaaaaataatactgatAGATCTTTGTACATTGAAATGCATTCACTACAAGTACAAAGTTTTTGTCTAAAATTTGAGGGCCAAAATGTGGCACCTTTGTACTTCATTTTAACACCATTTGGTCTAACACAGTTTAGCTTTGACTTCTTAATTGTGAGACCGTCTTCAGAGTCCTCAATCTTACGTTTGGAATCATTCTTTTGGTTTGTTTCACTTACATCATCTATTTTAGAGCTATCTGTAGGATTTACTAGACTACATCCATCCATAATACCACTTTTATCTTCTATAACAGTCTTATTGTCTATATTTTGAGGTGTCTCTTCTAATTCTTTCTCATTCACTTCAATATTATTAGGAGTACCTTCACTTTTTTCAGGTGCTTCATCACTAGACTTTGTGCTTAACATATTGGGTATATTATTGGCTTGAATTTCTCcactattttcattttttttactcCCTATATCCATGGTCATATCATGGTCTTCTGGGTCTTTTAAAAGATTATCTTCTTccattttttctatttcttcaATACTCATAGGTTGTTTTTCACACTGTTCACTTTTTGAATCCATTACAATGGTATTGTTTTCAAGTTTACTACATTGAACTTCTTCTTTATTTGGGGTTTCTTCTGTTAATAATTCTTTCTGAATATCTAGTGGATGAGGATCATTCACATCTTTATCATCAATTATCTTTAAAGAGGGATCTTCTAATTCAGAACTAATATTATTGGTAGTAAGTGTGCTAATATTCTCATCCTTTGTATTATTCATTGATTCATTAATGGAATTAGTATCATTGATAGCATTATTGACatctttgtttatattaacaTCAACTTGTAATTCTAGTGACATTTTATTATCATCTTGTAATTTATCTTCACCTTTTATTTCAGGAATAGTTTTATTAAGTTCATTATGAATTTTGTCTTCTCCAACAGGTTCCTTACTTTTTTCTTCATCAATTTTATCTGCACAATGTGTTTGAAGCAAAACTTTATCATTTTCTTCCTGTATTTTATCTGTATTCTGTGTTTCACGTGTAATTTGGTCAATTCCATCTTTATTCAGATCtattttatctgtattttgATTTTCGGGCACAACTTTATGTGTTACTTCTTcaattttatctgtattttgATTTTTGGGCAAAACTTTATCTGTTTCCATTATTTGGTCTATTCCATCTACTCTACATGTTTTCTGTATGCCAGGCAAATCTTTATCTGATTCTTTTTCAATTTTATCTGTATTATGTGTTTCAAGCAAAGTTTTATCTGTTACCTTACTCATgttatcattattcaaatcttTATCAGGTTCATCTTCCATTTGATCTGCTTTCTGTGATTcacatataatattgtttgtttgaTGGGGTAACTCTTCACATTCatggtaaatattttgtaaatcagTTGTATCATTCTTATGTTCTTCAGTTTCAGCTTCACTATCCGTGTTAAGTTTGCTATTGTTTAGAGCAATATCTTCACCAATCATTGTTGAATTTTCTTTAGGAATATTATTACTTTCTTCATTACATACACTAGATATCAAATCACTTTTATTTACAACATCTACAAAATCTGTCTCATTATTAACAGCTAAATCAGAATAATCATGTAAAAAGCTATTTTTCTCCATGCATcttttacagatcatttcagaATAAATATCATTACCCGGAACTGTCGCTTCAAGATGGGAGACATGCAACCAATCCTCACACACAATACATTGAATCATCTCATCATCAATAGAAGATTCAGGATCTGGGTATGGCCTGTGACAGACACAATAAACTCCCGAAAAgttttgattataattattctctTCATTAAGATCTTTTTTGTTTGGTGTAAGCTGACATGGATAAgagtaaaatttttgatttcCACAATCACAACGGAAGTTGCGTTTAGTATAGAGCTCAACAAGTTCATGATTTTCATGGCAAGTCAAACAGCAAGCTAGACATACACCAGCTCTTTTTGAAGGATCATTTTTAGCTTCTGCGCAACATGTCATACATGCATATACAGCTTGTCGTTTGATGTATCCCTGAAAAATGAAgccaataataaaacaaattcaccattatttaacataaaaaatatccaCATATACTAtgtcaataattttattcaaattttatacaaaattaaatctaaaaaacCATAGCAATGATTCCATATTCATCAATGATTGTGGATTAGCACTGATCACGTACCAGCAGATGTGTCACTTTTTAAATGAAACAGGACAAATTGGACACCAGAtttgtgaaaaaatttaaagtgatcactgccacattcccttgcaacaccagtggaaacATATAAGTATCtgtggccttttagaaaagtgtgcacactttttttgaaggtacccatgtaaaCTTGTATTAAATAACTTTCAAAACAACATGATATAACTCAACTTGATgtactgtttattatttttgtaaaactgTGTTACATGTGCTAATCATGTACACGCTAAAAGGAATGAAACAATTGTAAATTATAACACTACTAACTCCGACCAAGAAACTactaaataatatcattaatgtTTGGGGTAAATCTTTATATCCTATCCGGTGGTGCAGAGTGAGCTATATGGTTTCAATgctttataacttttttaattattattctttcgttggtttttttttcagcaTTTTGTGAAGAAGACTGGGAAATTATGAGTACATTAGACTTGTTCCCATATAAAGTTCAACTATTGCAAGAATTGAAGATGACAGATTACCAGAAATGGCTTGAATATGCCATCCATTTCCATTAAAAAGCAGAGGAAAATCCAGACTTTATTCACAATTTGATAATGAGTGATGAAGCCCATTTCGTATCAAATAGGTATGTCATCATGCAAAACTAAACCGCAATCTGATGAGACTACACAGGGACAAAATATGTACAGTTGTATGTGTGGTCACTGTCCCTTGAAGAAGCATCTGTCTATCATAGGTGTAACAGACAGCCCTTTGTGCAGAGAATGCATGGAGGCAGAGGAAATGCCAGAACACATGCTTATGAAGTGCAGCAGTGTGGCtgaacaacgggcacaaatactcCAATCACCATCATTGCTTCTGCATGCCTGCAGAAACTTAAAAAGACTGCTAGACTTCTGGAATGAGATCATGCCCAgatgggctggttggagtaaggaGACATACACATAGAAAtgcacaatggcccaatcaagaggctaagtATGTAAACAGCCTagctaaactaaactaaagGAAATCTGCAGGATTTGCGCTATGGAAAATCCAAGAGCAGAGCATCAGCGACAATCATACCCACTTCAGTGTACTGTTTGGTGCAGTGTATCATCCGAAAGGATAATTggcccatatttttttgaaaatgaaatgtGGTGTCTCTGTCTCTGTCAGCAATGGTGCATATCATACAACGTTGGAAAATTTGGCCAGCTGTAGAAAACCATCCAAACTTGTGGTTTAAACAAAATGGAGAAACCACACATTCTGCAGGTGCCTCAATGGCTTTGTTAAGGGATATATTCAGCGAACACAATATTTTACACACAAGCAATTTTAACTGGCCTCCACATTCATTCATATAACAGCTCCTGACAGTTTTCTTTGgggatatttaaaagaaagaGTGTACATTAACACACCAAGAACCATACTCCAACTAAAAACCAACATTTGAAATGAAATCATGGCCATTACACCTGAAATTTtgcaaaaagttataaaaaaatatgctaaaaAGAGCATGTATGTGTGAAGTAGAAAATGGACATCACTTACAGGATATAATTTTTCAAAGCTAATTGCAAAAAATTCTCTAATAATatactgtatttaaaaaaatactataataatggcatacataaaaaagttataaaccATTTAAACAATATAGCTCATTCTGCACCACCCCATATATCAATTGTAGCATGGTTTACAGGAACATGCCAACTAACAAGGTCATAAATAATATGCCATAAAATACAATGAAAGGCTCCAAAAATATACAAGTTATCTTATGTGGCCGGAACCtgtttaataatgataataacatcATAAGGCAACTGACAAAAATTGTAACTTAATCAGAAACAGGCCTATTCCAAGGATGGGAAAtgaaacacaaaataaaatataacttctgtcaaaaaaaaacaaaatgcagGTCACATTTTGCTAATCCTCCACTTTTTTTAGCTGCAAATATAATGTGATATCACCACTCATTTTGCTTCGGCAACACCATAAGAATCACTGCAGTAATACTTTAGGTATCCATGTTGATTCCTTTGGAAGTTcattaaaatatcatataatattaatgtttttttccaATCTATTTTATTTGGAGAACAATTGACAAGACGACAACAAGTCAATTggttttaaaatacttataactTATACATATTACACTATGGACCTTTCTCCCGATGCTTAATGAAAccataacttaataaattaaaccaAAACAATAATTACATCATAAACTATCCAGTGTCAATAAATAActgtaaaaatgtataaaataatcttgCTTTTAAATTAGGTCCTAACCTTATTATAAGTACATTCTTTGTCATCCGATGCTCCGAGAACGGCATTGGCATCTTCTTCGAATTCCGCTTGTTCTTGCAAAACATCGATCATAGTAACAACTTTTTCACCCTCATGTTCGTTCATTTCGGCATCTTCAAGACTTATGTCGCCGTTCGATTCCATTTCAGTGAATTCTTCACGATTTTATTGCAGAATTGGCGCAAGATGCAGTGGAAAGTAAAATGccggttaaaaattaaattgcgAATTGCGATGGATAGACCAAAGAgtacctataataatattatatgggaTAGACTAAAGAGAAACGATCACAgacacagaacacttttactggAGAGTTGGAGACGATCCATAGCTGACGTAGACTGAGAGAACAATAGATAACTGGCTGCCGTGCCTCATGTGGGATACAACGattaacttaatttatttactggcacgggatgcaagacCAAGATAGAATGATAGGTCGGTGATATTGCCATATCAAAGCTTCACCCTGATTTTTATGAATTCCGTATTCAGGGCTGGAAGTCCAGTAATCTGTAATTAACTAGCGAGGTTTGATTGAGGTTGATATTGTTTACTTAGTCTACGATACCTGAGTATCGTTTACTATAGAAAATAGAATAGGATTCACAGATCACTAAAATATGTGGCCTAATAGGAACTTCCAACTTATTGTCAAGTGTACAATCTATATCGTAGAAAGAAGATGAACACTAGATTCGCTGTTGGAGGATAAACTTCTTGAGCGACCAAAATTGTTACAGTGTTACCAACTTAACTGTGAACTGATCTGTGTCGCCATCGTCGTTTCAGTGTTGCTAATTAATTCCAAATTGCACAAAAGTCGGGGCATATTTAACGCTTAAAATTCAGAAGTATCGCAATATAACACACGGAGCACTCGAAAGtagtagacactgacagtcgTTCTAATTTCAAAATGGCGACCGTAGTTCCTATTTTTGCCACTTCACAGTTAAGTTGGTATTACTATACTATACTTATACATATTTTGGTAGGAttctaacataaatataaataaacaaaacatttttttattggcTTTGATCATCGATAAACCCAgatgcaatattttaaatattatcaacttagaataataacgcttacaACGcgagtaggcccaagcgaaatgaagcagtttcaatgtggtaTTCTAGgaccacatacgtttcccgccgcgtcagtgtcattctgtcaacttccaggacaatcagtacgcgaaatttaattgaaaaatgactaaCTGTGTTGGCGAGTtctggtgccccttccacagaagccactagaaagaaaGACTTACTGAgcagtgaaagggtgtcacaaagcgtcttataataaaaattattataagaaaatcacatttcacagctaaatactatttcacaacttttaatttaagctaatacattcgtcaaaacagaaaaatattttgtaaacaaaacagacgccattaaaaaaatatgatgccAGCTATGAAAGTATACTATATACCCCGAGTACCTCAActgggatagttttttgtgtttattggtagatattgataggaggctatcatgtacgacgccacatgatgttataagtattcaaagtcaaagtcaaattatcttaattcaattaggcttaaactaagagCTTTGAATAGTTACTAtgaatatatcttttaaattactgaatttaccatatgttcggaaaaaatgAGCTTgtgagaacattaacggccactctttttaaccgacttcaaaaaaggaggaggttttcaatacgtcggtatgtttttgaagtgaaacttctgtatcgacgtatgagagaaattttatagcaaatcgtcacgatttcaGTTACGTGCCATTGTGTTTTTTAATCCAAGGTAAAAATCCACGCAAAgttattatttcaacattatggatatagaatccgaggttctccagggtgcagagaactaatttggcatcatttttgaaatccaaggtggccgccgcgcaaatttatgatttcaacgattTTGGTTCTATTTGGCTTAACAATTTTCGAAAGATGCTTAAGTTGTTGATAAGTTGTTTAGCATTAGGGTTATGATTAGaaccaatttgttatttttttaaagttataccctcatttctaggattaataatcaaataaattctaaaaacaaaattttatgaacgatgctgaaCCCAAACcaacgacctccggcgttccatgccggtgctctaaccaagccaaccgtttgagtgacgtatcgtcataaaatcttgtatgctttgtttaactctcaggttgtggcttcatctacaggatctactttacagttgataacctgctcaaccccaatatttgcatattatgaattgacttgagatgtcgcccttgtaaatctaagcaatttattatatttttaaattgataaccctcacttctaggattaatacacaaataaaattcgtaaaacaaaattttatgaacgattcgggacccgaacccacgacctccggcgttccgtgccggtgctctatccaactgagccaaccgtttgagtgacgtatcgtcataaaatcttgtttgctttgttcaactctcatgatgaagccacagcctgtaaatattgtttttccaaTTTTGTTTCTGTATGATTATAACTACCACGCATACGTATAACCCCAAAATAAATtttcgcagccatcttggatttaaaaatgattccatattcgttctctgcatcctcgagaacctcgggtacgatatctatattgttgaactcataattttgcacggcggccatcttggatttcaaaaattatcccaaattcgttctctgcaccctagaaaacctctgatatagctgggaacggcgcctctatcgtctcgctttttcgtttcatcgagtttcaaaaaacaatgattctaaagaacttctttactttaacttttaaaattgttgcaacaataattaaatacctacgcaatgtttttattaaattcttcattgtatattttatttcttctttctcattacatataatctagtatttctaacgatttactgatttagggaaatgtctattcactttcaacattatttggctgtctgtgtgcgtgttggtgaatgtaagtacgtgacgctcacaTACACATtcattataatgttacttctatattgacaggaactatgaatgaaactatcgttctgagcgttattattctatgattGTTGTATCTAttcatataaatttacaaattacctactctaataatttttattttataattttttatttttaataatttttattataatttattatacaagAAACATCTTGTGAATCtgattttttaaagaaatcgTACAGGATGCATGGAATAATAAACACACATTCTTTAATACTTTCAAGTAAGTATTTCATtgagaatatttatttcaaaatctaAATATTCACGAAACTTTTGCACGAGCAATGCAATAAATGCGATTTAGTTATCCGAATAGAAAGCAAGAAATAAGAACTATGTATTGATgaccttttttaaataagtgattttagtTGAtgtatttgaagtgaaaacttctccGGCGTTGAGCACAAATATTGCGATGGGAATTTCTAAGGAGATGGGTATAAAGTGTTAAAGTCGGGcaaggacacgtgacctgat
Encoded here:
- the LOC126968121 gene encoding nuclease SbcCD subunit C is translated as MESNGDISLEDAEMNEHEGEKVVTMIDVLQEQAEFEEDANAVLGASDDKECTYNKGYIKRQAVYACMTCCAEAKNDPSKRAGVCLACCLTCHENHELVELYTKRNFRCDCGNQKFYSYPCQLTPNKKDLNEENNYNQNFSGVYCVCHRPYPDPESSIDDEMIQCIVCEDWLHVSHLEATVPGNDIYSEMICKRCMEKNSFLHDYSDLAVNNETDFVDVVNKSDLISSVCNEESNNIPKENSTMIGEDIALNNSKLNTDSEAETEEHKNDTTDLQNIYHECEELPHQTNNIICESQKADQMEDEPDKDLNNDNMSKVTDKTLLETHNTDKIEKESDKDLPGIQKTCRVDGIDQIMETDKVLPKNQNTDKIEEVTHKVVPENQNTDKIDLNKDGIDQITRETQNTDKIQEENDKVLLQTHCADKIDEEKSKEPVGEDKIHNELNKTIPEIKGEDKLQDDNKMSLELQVDVNINKDVNNAINDTNSINESMNNTKDENISTLTTNNISSELEDPSLKIIDDKDVNDPHPLDIQKELLTEETPNKEEVQCSKLENNTIVMDSKSEQCEKQPMSIEEIEKMEEDNLLKDPEDHDMTMDIGSKKNENSGEIQANNIPNMLSTKSSDEAPEKSEGTPNNIEVNEKELEETPQNIDNKTVIEDKSGIMDGCSLVNPTDSSKIDDVSETNQKNDSKRKIEDSEDGLTIKKSKLNCVRPNGVKMKYKGATFWPSNFRQKLCTCSECISMYKDLSVLFLIDLEDTVTAYENLGKEKSNGRPSTQYEKGLEALSSLDRVQQINALTEYNKMRDKLLNFLKSFKERKEVVKEEDIKAFFAGMKPKREPDGVYFCR
- the LOC126968122 gene encoding ubiquitin thioesterase otubain-like, whose product is MADDAASSSTCTGNLVDNSINQDELIMKQQREIEKEISESIPLVGEIEPLSSLEKEYNEDPIYLLKVKDLSAKYKHIRRTRPDGNCFFRAFSYAYLEHLLTDRQEYEKFYEIAKNSKDILVALGFPQFTVEDFYETFMEVVLRVGDKAGDSSVSLDGIRNELHDKFNKQGYSDYIVVYLRLITSGQLQTQHDFYQNFIEGMRTVTDFCRQEVEPMYKESDHIHIIALSNALNVCVRVKYMDRGEGSQVIAHDFPEGSKPLVHLLYRPGHYDILYA